CCGGCTTCGACGGAGAGACGTTTCCGCACGGACGGCGGCAGGACACGGTCCCGATATTCCTGAGGTTGACGATCGAAGATTGCTGTTGAGGGCATGCTGACCACACGAACCTTCACGCCTTCCGACTTCAATTTCTCGCCGGCCTCGACACACCACTGCAACTCCGAGCCGGTGCCGATGAGGATAATGTCCGGTTGTCCTTGGGAATCGCTGAGGATATACGCGCCTTGTCGCAGTCCGGACGCCGGCGCATACTTCGTGCGGTCGAGCGTGGGGACCGCCTGTCGCGTGAGGGCGAGGAGGATCGGGTGCTTCTTCTCCTCCATCATTACGCGCCACGCCTCGGCCACTTCGTTGGCATCACCGGGACGGATGACCACCATGTGTGGGATGGCGCGCAGGGACATGAGGTGCTCTACGGGCTCATGCGTAGGGCCGTCTTCACCGACGCCGATGCTGTCGTGGGTGAAGATATGCAGCATCGGGATCTCCATGACGGCACTCAAGCGAATCGAGCCGCGGGCGTAGTCGGAGAAAATCAGGAAGCCTGCGCCGTACGCGCGAAGTTTGGAAAGCACCATACCATTGACGATGCCCGCCATGGCATGTTCGCGCACCCCAAAGTGGAAATTGCGGCCATTGTACGATCCTTTTTCGAAATCGCCGCCATCAGCAATCAAGGTCTTGGTGGACGGCGCGAGATCGGCGGCGCCGCCGATGAGCCAGGGGACATTCTTGGCGACAGCATTGAGCACTTTGTTGTTGGATATGCGTGTGGCCAGACCTTTCGGATCGGCGGGGAAAGTCGGGATGTCCTTGTCCCAGCCAGCGGGCATCTCGCGGTTCTGGATTAACTTCCATTCCGCAGCGAGGGCCGGCTGGGCCTGCGCGAACGCGTCAAATTTCGCCTGCCATTCCTTTTCCAGTTTTCGCCCGCGCCGGAATTGTTTGCGCATGTGCTTCGCGACTTCGTCCGGCACGAGGAATTTCGCGTCGGGCGGCCACCCGTACCGCTCCTTGGTCTTGCGAACCTCTTCTTCGCCGAGTGGTTCACCGTGGGCCTCGTTTGTGTCCTGCTTCGTGGGCGCGCCGAACCCGATGTGGCTATTGACGACGATAAACGACGGCTTGCCGGTTTGCTTGAGCGCCCGCTTGAGGGCGCGGTTGAGCGCCTTGAGGTCGTTGGCGTCGGCCACGTGCTGGACAAACCAACCGTAGGCCTTGAAGCGCGCCCCGACGTCCTCGCTGAAGGAGAGAGAGGTCTTGCCCTCGATGCTGATCTTGTTGTTGTCGTAAATCCACAGCAGCTTGTGCAGGCCGAGGTGCGCCGCGAGCGAGGCGGCTTCGGAACAGATGCCCTCCATCATGTCGCCGTCGCCCCCCATGGCGTACGTGCGATAGTTGATGATCTCGTGGCCGTCGCGGTTGAAATGTTCGGCAAGCCAGCGCTCGGCGATGGCCATGCCGACTGAGTTGGTGAATCCCTGCCCCAGCGGCCCGGTGGTCGTTTCCACGCCAACGGTCAGCCCGTATTCCGGATGACCCGGCGTACGGCTGCCCAACTGCCGGAAGCGCTCCAACTCACTCATCGGCAAATCGTACCCGGTCAAATGCAGCAGGCTATAGAGCAACATCGAGCCGTGTCCGCCCGACAACACAAACCGATCGCGGTTTGGCCACTGGGGATTCTCCGGGTTGTGCCGCAGAAATTTCTCCCAAAGCCAATAGCCAACGGGCGCCAGACCCATTGGCGCGCCCGGATGGCCCGAGTTGGCTTTTTGCACGCCATCCATCGCGAGCGTGCGGATGGTGTCGATGCAAAGCTGGTCGAGCGGCTTGGTCGTCGGATTATCCAATGTCACGGGTATCATCATCATGAAAGTCTCCTGAATAATTACGTAAGCAGGAGCGCATTGTGCGGCAAGACGACCGATTGCGCAAGTCTTCGTCTGGCGAAGTGCGGTGGGCGTCAGACCCACCCACCGGATCGGTCGGGATTGTGGTTAGCCGGTCACGACGGCAACCTGCTCACTGTTGCTCAGGAGGGCGGTTGCGAGGAAGTCGCGGGTGCGATCCAGTTGTGTGGCGACCTCTTCGACGAGCGCGGTGGCATCAACGAGTTGACCGGCGCGGGCCATGCGCTCAAGCTTGCGCAGCGGCGGCGCGACCGCGCGCATGCCGGAGGCCATGCTGGCGCCCGCCAGTGTATGGGCAATCTGTTCAACGTCAGTCACGGCGCCGCTGGTCACGGCGTGGCGGAGCGCGGCGACGCGTTTTCCGGCATCGACAAGGTAAAGCTCGACAAGTTCGTTCATGAACTCGGTGTCGCCGTCGGCGACATTGCGCAACAGCGGCAGGTCGACGGGCTCATCCACCGAGCTCGGTGCCACGGTCGCCTCCGCTACGGGTGGTCTCAGCGAAAGCCAGCGCGCCAGTTTAGCCTGCAGTTCCTCCACATTGACCGGCTTGCTGATATAGTCGTCCATGCCCGCAACAAAGCATTTCTCGCGGTCACCTTCCATGGCATGGGCCGTGAGGGCGATGATGGGCACGCGGGCTGAGCTACCCGAACGACGACGCAACTCTCTCGTGGCCGCGTAGCCGTCCATCTCGGGCATCTGGCAATCCATCAGGACAAGGTCGTATGGTATGCGCGTGAGCGCCTGCAACACCTCGAGGCCATTGGCCACCGCGTCAGCGGCATAACCCATCTTGGCGAGTTGGCGCAGGATCACTTTCTGATTCACCGGGTTGTCCTCGGCAACGAGAATGCGCGCGTTGCCGCGTGACGCCGAGGGGGTCACGGAGGCCGACGCGGAAGATGCGTTCGAGGCCAGCGGGTCGAGCACGTCGTTGGTGCTGTTGGACATGGCAGTCGCCAGCGCGTCGTAAAGTTTCGATTGCTTGACCGGCTTGGTGAGGCAGAGCAGGATGCCCGCCTCGGTGATTTCGGCGTCATGCTCGGTCTTGCCGAGGGAGGTCATCATAACTAGACGCGTGTCTGCCAGCGCGGGGTCAGACTTGATGTTGCGCGCCAATTGAAGGCCATCGACGGACGGCATCTGCATGTCGAGCACCACCAGGTCGAATGGGTGGCCCGCATCGTATTCGCGGCGCATTACCAGGAGCGCTTCCTCGGCGCTGCTCGCCTCATCGCTCGCGATGTCCCAGGATTTGAGTTGCAGGCGGACGATCCGGCGGTTGGTCGCGTTGTCATCAACGACGAGAATGCGGGCGGCGCGTAAATCCTGGGCGCACGCCACATCAACAACAGATGTATTCGGCTGTTTCTCAAAGCGGGCGGTGAACCAGAAGATCGAGCCGACACCGGGCGTGCTATCGACGCCAATTTCTCCACCCATCATCTCGACCAGGCGCTTCGAGATGGCGAGCCCGAGTCCCGTCCCGCCATACTTGCGCGTTGTCGATCCGTCCTCCTGGCTGAATGCCTGGAACAAGCGTCCCCGTGTCTCTTCGCTAATACCAATGCCTGTGTCCTGCACGGTGAAGCGCACGATCACGTCCCGGTCTGTCTCGGCGTGGCGGACGGCCCGGACGACGACCTCACCATGCTCGGTGAACTTAATCGCGTTGGAAACGAGGTTCATCAGTACCTGGCGCAACCGTCCCGGGTCACCGCGCAGCGATGTCAGGACGTCATGATGCACCAGCGAGACCAGCTCGAGCCGCTTGCTCTGCGCGCGCTCGGCTAGCAGTTCGACGACGCCCTCGACTGCATGGCGCAGATCAAGGTCGATCGTTTCGAAAGCCAGCTTGCCGGCCTCGATTTTGGACAGGTCGAGGATATCATTGATGAGTGTGAGCAACGTATCACCGCAAGTCCGGATAGTGTCCACGAACTCGTGTTGCTCGGGATTGAGCGGTGAATCGAGCAGCAAGCCGGTCATGCCGATGATGCCGTTCATCGGTGTGCGGATTTCATGGCTCATGTTGGCAAGGAACTCCGCCTTCACCCGCGCTGATTCCACAGCCACGTCGCGGGCAGCTGCGAGTTCGCTGGCCTGGCGTTTGCGTTCAGTAATGTCCTGAATTTGCGAGATGAAATGCAGCGGCTGACCGTCGGCATCGCGCACGAGTGAGACGTTGAGCTGAATCCACACGGAATGACCCTCCTTGTGGATGTAGCGTTTCTCCATCTCGTAAGCGTCGATCTCGCCGGCCAGGATTTTGCGGACATTCTTCAAGTCTTCTTCCAGGTCGTCCGGGTGGGTGATGGATTGGAAATCTGTCGCCAGCAATTCGGCCTCGCAGTAGCCGACGATTTTGCAGAGCGCGCGGTTCACGCGGAGCCAGCGGCCATCGGGCGCCACCAGGGCCATGCCGATCGCCGCATACTCCATCGAGCTGCGGAAGCGCTTCTCGCTGCGACGCAACTCTTCCTCGGCGCGCTTGCGTTCGGCGTTCTCGGTCGTCAATTCCAGTGTCCTCTCGGCGACCTTGTTTTCAATGTTCGCGTTGACCGCCTCGAGTTCCGCCTGGCGTTCGGCCACGCCGGACATTTCGGTCAGATTCTGGCGGATCGAGAGGAGAAGGAATGTGTCTTCAAACAGCACCCAGGCAGCGTGTTCGATCCAGCGCCAGTGGCTGGCCGTGAGGACCCCAAACACGGACTGCGGCCACAACATTCCCCGGGCAAAATGGTCTGCAGCCACGACGATCGTGGCGGAGAGCATGACCCGCCAGTCCCGGTAAAAAGCCAGGAATGCCAGGGAACCAAATACATGAAAATGAGTCTCGATGCGCCCGCCGGTCAGGTGGATCAACAGCGCAGAGGTCAACATCTGCCCGATGGCGATGACATGGCGGGTCAGCGTTTTTCCCGGTTGGGTGAGCGCAAGGAAGATGGGAAAGCCTGAGATAGCGCCGCCTAGCAGCAGGGCCGCCCAAACGTGCAGATGGACGTAGCTGGTCTGTCCGACCCACGCTCTCGGGGAAATCCACAAGGCCGCAACGATGCCCGCGAGCCACTGTAGGGCCATCAACGCGGCAAACATGTGGTCGGTGCGTTTGTGGAGTTGTTCCTGGCTCTCCTCGAAGAGTTGGTGAATGCGACGGTTGGTCGCTTCGCTACGTTCTGGCGTCGACGTTGTTAAGTCCATCATTTTGCTCCGTCGGTGGTTTTTGATTCTGGATGAAGGATGAGGCAGCCATACACCGGGGTCTGGGCGCGTTCTGTGGTCTTGCCGTGGAGCAAGGCCATGATCGCGTCGCGTCCGTCATTGTCGCCCGAGTGCCCGCGAGAAGCCGTGATCCCGCCATCAAAAACCAGTTGTCCCTGCGCGTCATACAGCGCCGTGTGGCCGGAAGTTTCGGCATGGAAGAGCCGGGCTTCGCGGCCATCTTCATCGGTTTGGACGGTTACACCGGGGATGGCGGCAGCCGCATGCCAGAGATCGGAATGGGTCCAATCCTCGTGGGATCCGCTGGGTCGAAAGAACAGCACCCGGGTGTTCACGAGACCCTGGCAGTGCGCCATCAAGACCGCCAGTTCGCCCATGCTGGCGCTGGTGCAGGAGCAACGTGGGTGGACAAACATAACGAGGGTAGCCTGGCCATCCGTCCGCGGGATCGTGGTCGCAGCCGGCCAGTGAACGGGAGGCGTAGGGTCCGGGTTCGGTGTGTTGCTGTACTTCCAAAGCATCCCGGTCCCCAAACCAACGATGACCAGCCAGAGCACGCTGACTGCAATCTGGATTCGTTGACGGGTGGTCGAACTCATTGACGACTCTCCTGCAGTTGGGCACCCGTTTTGTTCCGCAAGGCGGCCTCAATCTGCGGTACGGCGATCTTTTCGTAACAGTCGGGACAAATTCCGTGGCTGAAATCAGTGCCCGTGTACTGGTGGATGTATTCTTCAATGACCTTCCAGTAATCGTGATCGTCGCGGATCTTTTTGCAATACATGCAAATTGGCAGGAGTTCTTTCAATTGCCGCACTTGTGTCGCGAACCCGATGATGCGTTCGGCCACCCGCAGCCGAATTTCCAATTCCTCGCGGTCCAGCGGCTTGGTTAGGAAGTCGTCCACACCGGCGGTCATGGCTTCGCGGTAATTCTCATCGCCCTCGCGCGCTGTCAACAGGATGAAATAGGTGTAATTGGAGTCGTTGCGTTCACGAATGTGGCGGCACAATTCCAGTCCGCTCATCTCCGGCATCATCCAGTCGCTGACCACGATGCGGATCGGTTCATGTTGAAGAATCGACCACGCTTCAACGCCGTTGCCGGCCTCCGAGACAGTGTGGCCAAGCCGGGTGAGGTTGCGGTGCAGGATCCGCCGTGACACACTGTCGTCTTCCGCTACGAGTATATTCATAATAACTTTGACCCGAGGTAAATAAAGCATTTTATGTGCACAAAATTCTCTACAGTTGCTGGATTTGTTGTAAATAGTTGTCCTTCAATGAGTGCAACCCGTTTGGACACGCTCTAACAGACGCGGCCGAGGATAACTTGGATGAGTGGATGTTGGTGGGTACAATCGGTCCGTGCTCGAGCCTGAACTTGTGCTGACTGCGTATCGACGCGGCATCTTCCCGATGGCCGTCGACCAACGCGGCCGCATTGGGTGGTTTTCGCCCGATCCGCGCGCGGTCATTCCCCTCGACGACCGGTTCCACGTCCCGCACGGGCTGCGGCGCGTGTGGCTGCGGAAAAAATTCGAAATCACATACGACGCGGACTTCCCGACCGTCATTGGCGAGTGCGCCAGGCGCAAGGAAGGCACGTGGATTTCGCCGGGAATCAATAAATGCTATTGCCAATTGCACCGGCTCGGCCACGCGCATAGTGTGGAGACGTGGTTGCAGGGGAGGCTCGTCGGTGGCTTGTACGGTGTGACACTGGGCGGCGCGTTCTTCGGGGAGAGTATGTTCCACCGCGCGACCGACGCCTCGAAGGTGGCGCTTGTGGCCCTCGTGGAACGATTACGCGCCCGCGGATTTGTGCTGCTGGACACGCAATGGACCACCCCGCACTTGCAGCAGTTCGGCACTTTCGAAATCCCGCGCCACGAATACCTCTGGCGTCTCGAACACGCCTTGAAGTTGGAGTGTACGTTCTGAGCCGACTCGATTGGCTCATCATTTGCAAAGCGCACTTGAATCTGACGGGTCGGCACGCAATCATGGTGGTGGTGACGGTGAACCATCGGCTATGAATGACATCGGCAAAGCTCTGGTTGTTATCGGGATCGCGCTGGTTGTGCTCGGGGTTCTATTCTCGCTCGGTGGCCGGTTGCCTTGGTTGGGGCGATTGCCGGGTGACATCGATATCAAACGCGAACACTTCCGATTCTATTTTCCCGTGATGACATGCCTGGTTATCAGCATCGTTGTTACGTTGCTTTTCCGGTTGTTCGGGAGGCGCTAGCGATCCGGGCATGAAGACCGCCGATTTTGATTATCATTTGCCAACAGAGCTGATCGCGCAGCAGCCGCTGGCGGACCGCGCGGCGTCGCGGATGATGGTCGTCAATCGCGCGACCGGCGAGATCCGCCACGATCACTTCCACAACCTCGGCCAGCACCTGCAGGCTGGTGATCTATTGGTGCTCAACGACACGAAGGTCATT
This Verrucomicrobiia bacterium DNA region includes the following protein-coding sequences:
- the tkt gene encoding transketolase encodes the protein MMMIPVTLDNPTTKPLDQLCIDTIRTLAMDGVQKANSGHPGAPMGLAPVGYWLWEKFLRHNPENPQWPNRDRFVLSGGHGSMLLYSLLHLTGYDLPMSELERFRQLGSRTPGHPEYGLTVGVETTTGPLGQGFTNSVGMAIAERWLAEHFNRDGHEIINYRTYAMGGDGDMMEGICSEAASLAAHLGLHKLLWIYDNNKISIEGKTSLSFSEDVGARFKAYGWFVQHVADANDLKALNRALKRALKQTGKPSFIVVNSHIGFGAPTKQDTNEAHGEPLGEEEVRKTKERYGWPPDAKFLVPDEVAKHMRKQFRRGRKLEKEWQAKFDAFAQAQPALAAEWKLIQNREMPAGWDKDIPTFPADPKGLATRISNNKVLNAVAKNVPWLIGGAADLAPSTKTLIADGGDFEKGSYNGRNFHFGVREHAMAGIVNGMVLSKLRAYGAGFLIFSDYARGSIRLSAVMEIPMLHIFTHDSIGVGEDGPTHEPVEHLMSLRAIPHMVVIRPGDANEVAEAWRVMMEEKKHPILLALTRQAVPTLDRTKYAPASGLRQGAYILSDSQGQPDIILIGTGSELQWCVEAGEKLKSEGVKVRVVSMPSTAIFDRQPQEYRDRVLPPSVRKRLSVEAGVTLGWQKYVGIDGASVGQDRFGASAPVKDVMNHFGFTAENVYNHAKTLLATRP
- a CDS encoding response regulator; translation: MMDLTTSTPERSEATNRRIHQLFEESQEQLHKRTDHMFAALMALQWLAGIVAALWISPRAWVGQTSYVHLHVWAALLLGGAISGFPIFLALTQPGKTLTRHVIAIGQMLTSALLIHLTGGRIETHFHVFGSLAFLAFYRDWRVMLSATIVVAADHFARGMLWPQSVFGVLTASHWRWIEHAAWVLFEDTFLLLSIRQNLTEMSGVAERQAELEAVNANIENKVAERTLELTTENAERKRAEEELRRSEKRFRSSMEYAAIGMALVAPDGRWLRVNRALCKIVGYCEAELLATDFQSITHPDDLEEDLKNVRKILAGEIDAYEMEKRYIHKEGHSVWIQLNVSLVRDADGQPLHFISQIQDITERKRQASELAAARDVAVESARVKAEFLANMSHEIRTPMNGIIGMTGLLLDSPLNPEQHEFVDTIRTCGDTLLTLINDILDLSKIEAGKLAFETIDLDLRHAVEGVVELLAERAQSKRLELVSLVHHDVLTSLRGDPGRLRQVLMNLVSNAIKFTEHGEVVVRAVRHAETDRDVIVRFTVQDTGIGISEETRGRLFQAFSQEDGSTTRKYGGTGLGLAISKRLVEMMGGEIGVDSTPGVGSIFWFTARFEKQPNTSVVDVACAQDLRAARILVVDDNATNRRIVRLQLKSWDIASDEASSAEEALLVMRREYDAGHPFDLVVLDMQMPSVDGLQLARNIKSDPALADTRLVMMTSLGKTEHDAEITEAGILLCLTKPVKQSKLYDALATAMSNSTNDVLDPLASNASSASASVTPSASRGNARILVAEDNPVNQKVILRQLAKMGYAADAVANGLEVLQALTRIPYDLVLMDCQMPEMDGYAATRELRRRSGSSARVPIIALTAHAMEGDREKCFVAGMDDYISKPVNVEELQAKLARWLSLRPPVAEATVAPSSVDEPVDLPLLRNVADGDTEFMNELVELYLVDAGKRVAALRHAVTSGAVTDVEQIAHTLAGASMASGMRAVAPPLRKLERMARAGQLVDATALVEEVATQLDRTRDFLATALLSNSEQVAVVTG
- a CDS encoding RedB protein, which translates into the protein MSSTTRQRIQIAVSVLWLVIVGLGTGMLWKYSNTPNPDPTPPVHWPAATTIPRTDGQATLVMFVHPRCSCTSASMGELAVLMAHCQGLVNTRVLFFRPSGSHEDWTHSDLWHAAAAIPGVTVQTDEDGREARLFHAETSGHTALYDAQGQLVFDGGITASRGHSGDNDGRDAIMALLHGKTTERAQTPVYGCLILHPESKTTDGAK
- a CDS encoding response regulator, producing MNILVAEDDSVSRRILHRNLTRLGHTVSEAGNGVEAWSILQHEPIRIVVSDWMMPEMSGLELCRHIRERNDSNYTYFILLTAREGDENYREAMTAGVDDFLTKPLDREELEIRLRVAERIIGFATQVRQLKELLPICMYCKKIRDDHDYWKVIEEYIHQYTGTDFSHGICPDCYEKIAVPQIEAALRNKTGAQLQESRQ
- the aat gene encoding leucyl/phenylalanyl-tRNA--protein transferase encodes the protein MLEPELVLTAYRRGIFPMAVDQRGRIGWFSPDPRAVIPLDDRFHVPHGLRRVWLRKKFEITYDADFPTVIGECARRKEGTWISPGINKCYCQLHRLGHAHSVETWLQGRLVGGLYGVTLGGAFFGESMFHRATDASKVALVALVERLRARGFVLLDTQWTTPHLQQFGTFEIPRHEYLWRLEHALKLECTF
- a CDS encoding DUF2905 domain-containing protein yields the protein MNDIGKALVVIGIALVVLGVLFSLGGRLPWLGRLPGDIDIKREHFRFYFPVMTCLVISIVVTLLFRLFGRR